One region of Cyanobium sp. M30B3 genomic DNA includes:
- the fba gene encoding fructose-bisphosphate aldolase class II (catalyzes the reversible aldol condensation of dihydroxyacetonephosphate and glyceraldehyde 3-phosphate in the Calvin cycle, glycolysis, and/or gluconeogenesis) has protein sequence MALVPLRLLLDHAAENGYGIPAFNVNNLEQVQSIMEAAYETDSPVILQASRGARQYAGENFLRHLILAAVETYPDIPVVMHQDHGNSPATCFGAAANGFTSVMMDGSLMADAKSPASYEYNVAVTKEVVDVAHAIGVSVEGELGCLGSLETGMGEAEDGHGFEGKLDHSQLLTDPAEAADFVAKTKVDALAIAIGTSHGAYKFTRKPTGEVLAISRIAEIHKAIPNTHLVMHGSSSVPQEWLDMINKYGGAIPETYGVPVEEIQEGIRNGVRKVNIDTDNRLAFTAAVREAAAKDPANFDPRHFNKPARAYMKQVCLDRYQQFWCAGNASKIKQRDINYYAGLYAKGELDPKTAVAA, from the coding sequence ATGGCGCTCGTTCCCCTCCGGCTGCTGCTCGACCATGCCGCAGAGAACGGCTATGGCATCCCTGCCTTCAACGTGAACAATCTGGAGCAGGTGCAATCGATCATGGAGGCGGCCTACGAGACCGATTCTCCGGTGATCCTGCAGGCCTCCCGCGGCGCCCGCCAGTACGCCGGTGAGAACTTCCTGCGCCACCTGATCCTGGCCGCCGTGGAAACCTATCCGGACATCCCGGTGGTGATGCACCAGGACCACGGCAACAGCCCCGCCACCTGCTTCGGCGCCGCCGCCAACGGCTTCACCTCGGTGATGATGGACGGCTCCCTGATGGCCGACGCCAAGAGCCCCGCCAGCTACGAGTACAACGTGGCTGTCACCAAGGAAGTGGTGGATGTGGCCCACGCCATCGGCGTGAGCGTGGAGGGCGAACTGGGCTGCCTGGGCTCCCTGGAGACCGGCATGGGTGAGGCCGAGGACGGCCACGGCTTCGAGGGCAAGCTCGACCACAGCCAGCTGCTCACCGACCCCGCCGAGGCCGCCGACTTCGTGGCCAAGACCAAGGTGGACGCCCTGGCGATCGCCATCGGCACCAGCCACGGCGCCTACAAGTTCACCCGCAAGCCCACCGGTGAAGTGCTGGCCATCAGCCGCATCGCCGAGATCCACAAAGCCATCCCCAACACCCACCTGGTGATGCACGGCTCCTCCTCGGTGCCCCAGGAGTGGCTGGACATGATCAACAAGTACGGCGGTGCCATCCCCGAGACCTACGGCGTGCCCGTGGAAGAAATCCAGGAGGGCATCCGCAACGGCGTGCGCAAGGTGAACATCGACACCGACAACCGCCTGGCCTTCACCGCCGCCGTGCGCGAAGCCGCCGCCAAGGATCCCGCCAACTTCGATCCCCGCCACTTCAACAAGCCCGCCCGGGCCTACATGAAGCAGGTGTGCCTGGATCGTTACCAGCAGTTCTGGTGCGCCGGCAACGCCAGCAAGATCAAGCAGCGCGACATCAACTACTACGCCGGTCTGTACGCCAAGGGCGAACTCGACCCCAAGACCGCCGTGGCTGCCTGA
- a CDS encoding MoaD/ThiS family protein encodes MAVQVLIPTPLQKFTSDEASVSLEAATVSALVDALEARFPGIKARLCDDSGKLRRFLNIYVNSEDIRFLDNEATALGDGDEVSIVPAVAGG; translated from the coding sequence ATGGCCGTTCAGGTCCTGATCCCCACCCCCCTGCAGAAGTTCACCAGCGACGAGGCCAGCGTGAGCCTGGAGGCCGCCACCGTGTCAGCCCTGGTGGACGCCCTCGAGGCCCGCTTCCCCGGCATCAAGGCTCGACTCTGCGACGACAGCGGCAAGCTGCGCCGCTTTCTCAACATCTACGTGAACAGCGAAGACATCCGTTTCCTCGACAACGAGGCCACCGCCCTGGGCGATGGGGATGAGGTGTCGATCGTGCCCGCTGTGGCCGGCGGCTGA
- a CDS encoding UPF0182 family protein codes for MRRLPVLPLALTALVLPLGALLLARLWVEWQWFQQFDWGLVLLRRLGLQLLLAVAGVLIGLLLQRWLGWFWQRAARTSTPAGRLALEPLPYAATLALVLLAQLLPLILVLRLAQRLVSNPFDLRRLYGLALLADWNAAGWLALVPLLLGLGVVLLWRPQAGARLLAGLGAAAAALALARGWGLWSLALLTPDSGVREPLLAADVSFAMARFPALAVLLTLGLALLLLHTAAALWGQLARPPQLSDGRFAGFRDSQLRALRLPLALAALGSGAAFWLARHQLLLSTAGSVPGAGWADVHLALPLRTAAALLAWITAVGLLLPLPRPGWRGPAAVLGGGLMLVMPLLEALLLPLVQMLVVTPRELEREAPYLKRSIEATRAAFQLDRINTRNVNPNPRLTREDLARSQATIRNIRLWDSQPLLATNRQLQQLRVFYRFSEPTVDRYAIGRNAAAQQQVIVTAREIDSSGLQPSARTWLNRHLVFTHGQGFTVSPVNTSGPDGLPEYFISDLGSNSRISGSAQLGITEAEVAAAIPIGRPSLYFGTLPLPYALAPTRVREFNYPEGDANFYTHYTGRAGVPLGHPLARLAAGLYLGEPRLLVAGALNADTRLLLRREVRDRVARLVPFVRFEAEPYLVSVRLDRQSGPFQPGQYQFWIVDGFTVSRSYPYSAPVPGRPDLRYLRNSVKAVVDAYEGRVALFLAEPDDPLIAGWQRLFPELFEPISAMPEALLNHIRYPIPQFELQTSQLLRYHVTDPAIFYSGDDVWQIPKEIYGSELVPMQPYHISAQLAPNLPPEFLLLQPLTPLARPNLVAWLAARSDAPHYGQLELLRFPSQTPILGPEQITALINQNPRISQQFGLWSRSGSEVIQGNLLVLPVGDALLYVEPVYLKARKGGLPTLTRVVVSDGTRIAMEASLNEAIEALLDPRRSEVASDIPGQLQLDP; via the coding sequence ATGCGCCGCTTGCCGGTTCTGCCCCTCGCCCTGACCGCCCTTGTGCTCCCCCTGGGGGCGCTGCTTCTGGCCCGTCTCTGGGTGGAGTGGCAGTGGTTCCAGCAGTTCGACTGGGGCCTGGTGCTGCTGCGACGCCTGGGGCTGCAGCTGCTGCTGGCCGTGGCTGGGGTGTTGATCGGGCTGCTGCTGCAGCGCTGGCTCGGCTGGTTCTGGCAGCGCGCTGCCAGAACCAGCACCCCTGCCGGGCGGTTGGCCCTCGAACCCCTGCCCTACGCCGCCACGCTGGCGCTGGTGCTGCTGGCCCAGCTCCTGCCCTTGATTCTCGTGCTGCGGCTGGCCCAGCGGCTGGTGAGCAATCCCTTCGACCTCCGTCGGCTCTATGGCCTGGCCCTGTTGGCTGACTGGAACGCAGCCGGCTGGCTGGCGCTCGTGCCGCTGCTGCTGGGGCTTGGGGTGGTGCTGCTCTGGCGGCCCCAGGCGGGTGCCCGCCTGCTGGCGGGCCTGGGGGCCGCCGCCGCTGCCCTGGCCCTGGCCAGGGGGTGGGGGCTTTGGTCGCTGGCGCTGCTCACCCCGGATTCGGGGGTCCGCGAGCCCCTGCTCGCGGCGGATGTGAGCTTCGCCATGGCGCGTTTTCCCGCCCTGGCGGTGCTGCTCACTCTGGGGCTGGCCCTGCTGCTGCTGCACACGGCCGCCGCCCTGTGGGGCCAGCTGGCCCGGCCTCCCCAGCTCAGTGACGGCCGCTTTGCCGGCTTCCGCGACAGCCAGCTGCGGGCGTTGCGTCTGCCCCTTGCCCTGGCTGCGCTGGGCAGCGGCGCGGCCTTCTGGCTGGCCCGCCACCAGTTGCTGTTGAGCACTGCCGGCAGCGTGCCCGGGGCGGGCTGGGCGGATGTGCACCTGGCCCTGCCCCTGCGAACGGCTGCCGCCCTGCTGGCCTGGATCACCGCCGTTGGGCTGCTGCTGCCCCTGCCGCGGCCTGGCTGGCGGGGACCCGCCGCTGTGCTGGGGGGTGGCCTGATGCTGGTGATGCCCCTGCTGGAGGCCCTGCTGTTGCCTCTGGTGCAGATGCTGGTGGTCACTCCCCGGGAGCTGGAGCGGGAGGCTCCCTATCTGAAGCGCTCGATCGAGGCCACCCGCGCGGCCTTCCAGCTGGATCGCATCAACACCCGCAACGTCAATCCCAACCCGCGGCTCACCCGGGAGGACCTGGCCCGCAGCCAGGCCACGATCCGCAACATCCGCCTCTGGGACTCCCAGCCGCTGCTGGCCACCAATCGCCAGTTGCAGCAGCTGCGGGTGTTTTACCGCTTCTCCGAGCCCACGGTGGATCGCTATGCGATCGGCCGCAACGCGGCGGCCCAGCAGCAGGTGATCGTCACCGCCCGGGAGATCGACAGCTCGGGGCTGCAGCCCTCAGCGCGCACCTGGCTCAATCGCCATCTCGTGTTCACCCATGGCCAGGGGTTCACGGTGTCGCCGGTGAACACCAGTGGCCCCGATGGCCTGCCCGAGTACTTCATCAGTGATCTGGGCTCCAACAGCCGCATCAGCGGCAGCGCCCAGCTGGGCATCACCGAGGCGGAGGTGGCGGCCGCCATCCCCATCGGCCGGCCCAGCCTCTACTTCGGCACCCTGCCCCTGCCCTATGCCCTCGCCCCCACCCGGGTGCGGGAGTTCAACTATCCGGAAGGGGACGCGAATTTCTACACCCACTACACCGGTAGAGCCGGGGTGCCCCTGGGCCATCCCCTTGCCCGGTTGGCTGCCGGTCTCTACCTCGGCGAACCCCGGCTGTTGGTGGCCGGAGCCCTCAACGCCGACACCCGGCTGCTGCTGCGGCGGGAGGTGCGCGACCGGGTGGCCCGGCTGGTGCCCTTCGTGCGCTTCGAGGCCGAGCCCTACCTGGTGTCGGTGAGGCTGGACCGGCAGAGCGGTCCCTTCCAGCCAGGGCAATACCAGTTCTGGATCGTGGACGGCTTCACGGTGAGCCGCAGTTATCCCTACAGCGCGCCGGTGCCGGGCCGGCCCGACCTGCGCTACCTGCGCAACTCGGTGAAGGCGGTGGTGGATGCCTACGAGGGGCGGGTGGCCCTCTTCCTGGCCGAGCCCGACGATCCCCTGATCGCGGGCTGGCAGCGCTTGTTTCCCGAGCTGTTCGAGCCGATCAGCGCCATGCCCGAGGCACTGCTGAATCACATCCGCTATCCCATTCCCCAGTTCGAGCTGCAGACCAGCCAGCTACTCCGCTACCACGTGACCGACCCGGCGATCTTCTACAGCGGTGACGACGTGTGGCAGATCCCCAAGGAGATTTACGGATCCGAACTGGTGCCGATGCAGCCCTATCACATCAGCGCCCAACTGGCCCCCAACCTGCCGCCGGAGTTCCTGCTGCTGCAACCGCTCACGCCCCTGGCCCGGCCCAACCTGGTGGCCTGGCTGGCGGCCCGCAGCGACGCCCCCCATTACGGCCAACTGGAGCTGTTGCGCTTCCCGAGCCAGACGCCGATCCTCGGGCCGGAACAGATCACGGCCCTGATCAACCAGAACCCCCGCATCAGCCAGCAGTTCGGCCTCTGGAGCCGCTCCGGCTCGGAGGTGATCCAGGGCAATCTGCTGGTGTTGCCGGTGGGGGATGCCCTGCTCTATGTGGAACCCGTCTACCTCAAGGCGCGCAAGGGGGGGCTGCCCACGCTCACCCGGGTGGTGGTGAGTGACGGCACGCGCATTGCCATGGAAGCCAGCCTCAACGAGGCGATTGAAGCCCTGCTGGATCCCCGGCGCTCAGAGGTGGCCAGCGACATCCCCGGCCAGCTGCAGCTGGATCCCTAG
- a CDS encoding Gfo/Idh/MocA family oxidoreductase, giving the protein MTHSRPVGVAIAGLGFGEAVHLPALRACATAEPVALWHPRQERLERACQQSGLPGSCDFDELLADSRVEAVVIATPPAPRLELAQRALQAGKHLLLEKPVALNAGQVESLQRLALQRRLCVAVDFEYRAVPLFQQLQQLLAEGQLGELVLVKLDWLMGSRADPSRPWSWYSEAASGGGVLGALGTHAFDLLHWLVGPTRRLNAQLTTAIGERPLPNGTGLAAVDAEDIALVQLELEAGGGRPVPAQVNLASVTRRGRGCWLEIYGRDGTAVLGSDNQADYVHGFNLWLSRNGEPLRRQEPDPRWAFPRSWEDGRIAPVERLHSWWSQAIREQRPMVPGLTEGVASQRCCDQARGWAPLA; this is encoded by the coding sequence ATGACCCACAGCCGCCCGGTGGGCGTGGCCATCGCCGGCCTCGGCTTCGGCGAGGCCGTGCACCTGCCAGCCCTGCGCGCCTGCGCCACCGCTGAACCGGTAGCCCTCTGGCATCCCCGCCAGGAGCGGCTGGAGCGGGCCTGCCAGCAGAGCGGCCTGCCCGGCAGCTGCGATTTTGACGAGCTGCTGGCCGATTCCCGCGTGGAGGCCGTGGTGATCGCCACCCCGCCGGCGCCCCGCCTTGAGCTGGCCCAGCGGGCCCTGCAGGCCGGCAAGCACCTGCTGCTGGAAAAACCGGTGGCCCTGAACGCCGGCCAGGTCGAGAGCCTGCAACGACTGGCCCTGCAGCGGCGGCTGTGCGTGGCGGTGGACTTCGAATATCGAGCGGTGCCCCTGTTCCAGCAGTTGCAGCAGCTGCTGGCGGAGGGCCAGCTCGGCGAGCTGGTGCTGGTGAAGCTCGACTGGCTGATGGGCAGCCGGGCCGACCCCAGCCGCCCCTGGAGCTGGTACTCCGAAGCGGCCTCAGGCGGCGGTGTGCTCGGGGCCCTGGGCACCCACGCCTTCGACCTGCTCCACTGGCTGGTGGGACCCACCCGCCGGCTGAACGCCCAGCTGACCACGGCCATCGGCGAGCGCCCCCTGCCGAACGGCACGGGCCTGGCGGCGGTGGACGCGGAGGACATCGCCCTGGTGCAGCTGGAGCTGGAAGCCGGCGGCGGCCGACCGGTGCCGGCCCAGGTGAACCTGGCCTCGGTGACCCGGCGCGGACGGGGCTGCTGGCTGGAGATCTACGGCCGCGACGGCACGGCGGTGCTGGGATCCGACAACCAGGCCGACTATGTGCATGGCTTCAACCTCTGGCTGTCGCGCAACGGCGAGCCCCTGCGCCGCCAGGAACCCGATCCCCGCTGGGCCTTCCCCCGCAGCTGGGAGGACGGCCGCATCGCCCCGGTGGAGCGGCTGCACAGCTGGTGGAGCCAGGCGATCCGCGAGCAGCGGCCGATGGTGCCGGGCCTGACGGAGGGGGTGGCCAGCCAGCGCTGCTGCGACCAGGCCCGCGGGTGGGCGCCATTGGCGTGA
- a CDS encoding acetyl-CoA carboxylase carboxyltransferase subunit beta → MSLFDWFADRRKTAPTVRNPQEPEEGDGLWSKCPECGLVVYRKDLVANASVCKGCGYHHRIDSEERIRLIADAYSFEPLDEDLSPTDPLAFKDRRSYADRIRDSQSSTGLRDAVVTGLCRSSGIPLALGVMDFRFMGGSMGSVVGEKLTRLIETATARRLPVLIVCASGGARMQEGMLSLMQMAKISGALERHRQAELLYLPLLTHPTTGGVTASFAMLGDLILAEPKALIGFAGRRVIEQTLREKLPDGFQTAEYLRDHGFVDAIVDRTELKATLATVLQLHGCHQAVPA, encoded by the coding sequence ATGTCGCTGTTCGACTGGTTCGCCGACCGCCGCAAGACCGCACCCACCGTGCGCAACCCCCAGGAACCGGAAGAGGGGGACGGCCTGTGGAGCAAATGCCCCGAATGCGGCCTGGTGGTGTATCGCAAGGACCTGGTGGCCAATGCCAGTGTGTGCAAGGGCTGCGGCTATCACCACCGCATCGACAGCGAGGAGCGCATCCGCCTGATCGCCGATGCCTACAGCTTTGAGCCCCTCGACGAGGATCTCAGCCCCACCGACCCCCTGGCCTTCAAGGACCGGCGCAGCTACGCCGACCGCATCCGCGACAGCCAGAGCAGCACCGGCCTGCGCGACGCGGTGGTCACCGGCCTGTGCCGCAGCAGCGGCATCCCCCTGGCCCTGGGGGTGATGGACTTCCGCTTCATGGGCGGTTCGATGGGCTCGGTGGTGGGCGAGAAGCTCACCCGCCTGATCGAGACCGCAACGGCCCGCCGCCTGCCCGTGCTGATCGTGTGTGCATCGGGGGGGGCCCGGATGCAGGAGGGGATGCTCAGCCTGATGCAGATGGCCAAGATCTCCGGCGCCCTGGAGCGGCACCGGCAGGCCGAGTTGCTCTATCTGCCCCTGCTCACCCACCCCACCACCGGCGGGGTCACCGCCAGCTTCGCCATGCTGGGCGACCTGATCCTGGCCGAACCCAAGGCCCTGATCGGCTTCGCTGGCCGGCGGGTGATCGAGCAGACCCTGCGCGAGAAGCTGCCCGACGGCTTCCAGACCGCCGAATACCTGCGCGACCACGGCTTTGTGGACGCCATCGTGGATCGCACCGAGCTCAAGGCCACCCTGGCCACCGTGCTGCAGCTGCACGGCTGCCATCAGGCCGTGCCCGCCTGA
- a CDS encoding threonine synthase gives MTATLSRATFSGLRCKECGHAYEAGARHVCEDVCFGPLEVVYDYEAIRSRVSRATIEAGPASIWRYREFLPIEGDPIDVGTGFTPLLKANNLARRLGLRSLYIKNDGVNMPTLSFKDRVVSVALTRARELGFTTVSCASTGNLANSTAAIAAHAGLECCVFIPSDLELGKVLGTLIYNPTLMAVKGNYDQVNRLCSEVANTYGWGFVNINLRPYYSEGSKTLGYEVIEQLGWELPDHIVAPLASGSLFTKIRKGFDEFIKCGLVDEKPVRFSGAQAEGCSPIAQAFAEGRDFITPVKPNTIAKSIAIGNPADGPYAIDIANATKGSIAAVSDAEIIDGIKLLAETEGVFTETAGGTTIAVLKKLVEQGRINPEERTVAYITGNGLKTTEAVADAIGQPYTIEAQLDSFNAAWQQAQAAQANG, from the coding sequence GTGACAGCCACCCTCTCCCGCGCCACCTTCTCGGGGCTTCGCTGCAAGGAATGCGGCCACGCCTACGAAGCCGGCGCCCGTCACGTCTGCGAAGACGTCTGCTTCGGTCCCCTGGAGGTGGTGTACGACTACGAGGCGATCAGGAGCCGGGTGAGCCGCGCCACGATCGAGGCCGGTCCCGCCTCGATCTGGCGCTACCGCGAGTTTCTGCCGATCGAGGGCGACCCGATCGACGTGGGCACCGGCTTCACGCCCCTGCTCAAGGCCAACAACCTGGCCAGGCGACTGGGGCTCAGGAGCCTCTACATCAAGAACGACGGCGTCAACATGCCGACGCTCTCGTTTAAGGACCGGGTGGTGTCGGTAGCCCTCACCCGGGCCCGGGAGCTGGGCTTCACCACGGTGAGCTGCGCCTCCACCGGCAACCTGGCCAACTCCACCGCCGCCATCGCCGCCCACGCCGGCCTGGAGTGCTGCGTGTTCATCCCCAGCGACCTGGAGCTGGGCAAGGTGCTCGGCACCCTCATCTACAACCCCACCCTGATGGCGGTGAAGGGCAACTACGACCAGGTGAATCGCCTCTGCTCGGAGGTGGCCAACACCTACGGCTGGGGCTTCGTGAACATCAACCTGCGCCCCTATTACTCCGAGGGCTCCAAGACCCTCGGCTACGAGGTGATCGAGCAGCTGGGCTGGGAGCTGCCCGACCACATCGTGGCGCCGCTGGCCTCCGGCTCCCTGTTCACCAAGATCCGCAAGGGCTTCGATGAGTTCATCAAGTGCGGCCTGGTCGACGAGAAACCCGTGCGCTTCAGCGGCGCCCAGGCCGAGGGCTGCAGCCCGATCGCCCAGGCCTTCGCCGAGGGCCGCGACTTCATCACCCCGGTGAAGCCCAACACGATCGCCAAGTCGATCGCCATCGGCAACCCGGCCGACGGTCCCTACGCCATCGACATCGCCAACGCCACCAAGGGCAGCATCGCTGCGGTGAGCGACGCCGAGATCATTGACGGCATCAAGCTGCTGGCCGAAACCGAGGGCGTGTTCACCGAAACCGCCGGCGGCACCACGATTGCGGTGCTGAAGAAGCTGGTGGAACAGGGCAGGATCAACCCCGAGGAGCGCACCGTCGCCTACATCACCGGCAACGGCCTCAAGACCACCGAGGCCGTGGCTGATGCGATCGGCCAGCCCTACACGATCGAGGCCCAGCTCGACAGTTTCAATGCCGCATGGCAGCAGGCCCAGGCCGCCCAGGCCAACGGCTGA
- a CDS encoding cupin domain-containing protein yields MTQASLQQADPSVDWQSAALVYDYRQAANPVRAGLTEPIPYRCWPPQLHQQGPTRVIPLDLSESLGCPGPATSPGLAAHFLRIEAGEGLKAAAQATSSLFYVLEGCGRLRWNSRQLAWASGDLIVLPAGDTPLLDADSTSVLYWVHDGPLLQHLGVQATTARFTPCHYPASMLRNNLDQLLADPSAARSNRLSILLANADLPASRTVTHTLWAMLGVVPGGVVQPPHRHQSVALDLILDCPAGCYTLVGTDLDSDGRIRNPERIDWQPGGAFITPPGHWHAHVNPSQQAAHLLPIQDAGLHTYLRSLDIRFCGGLAG; encoded by the coding sequence ATGACCCAGGCCTCGCTTCAGCAGGCGGACCCATCGGTCGACTGGCAGTCGGCCGCCCTGGTGTACGACTACCGCCAGGCCGCGAACCCGGTGCGGGCCGGACTCACCGAGCCGATCCCCTACCGCTGCTGGCCGCCGCAGCTGCATCAGCAGGGTCCCACCCGGGTGATTCCCCTGGATCTCAGCGAATCCCTGGGCTGTCCCGGGCCGGCCACCAGCCCCGGGCTGGCCGCCCACTTCCTGCGCATCGAGGCCGGCGAAGGCCTGAAGGCCGCAGCCCAGGCCACCAGCTCGCTGTTCTATGTGCTGGAGGGCTGCGGCCGCCTGCGCTGGAACAGCCGCCAGCTGGCCTGGGCCAGTGGTGATCTGATCGTGCTGCCCGCCGGTGACACCCCCCTGCTGGACGCCGACAGCACCAGCGTTCTCTACTGGGTGCACGACGGCCCCCTGCTCCAGCACCTCGGCGTTCAGGCCACCACGGCCCGCTTCACGCCCTGCCACTACCCAGCCTCGATGCTGCGAAACAACCTGGATCAGCTGCTGGCCGATCCATCGGCGGCCCGCAGCAACCGGCTGAGCATTCTGCTGGCCAATGCCGACCTGCCCGCCAGCCGCACCGTGACCCATACCCTCTGGGCGATGCTGGGCGTGGTACCCGGCGGCGTGGTCCAGCCTCCTCACCGCCACCAGTCGGTGGCCCTGGATCTGATCCTCGACTGCCCTGCCGGCTGCTACACCCTGGTGGGCACGGATCTGGACAGTGACGGCCGCATCCGCAACCCCGAGCGGATCGACTGGCAACCGGGCGGGGCCTTCATCACCCCGCCGGGCCACTGGCATGCCCACGTGAACCCCAGCCAGCAGGCGGCACACCTGCTGCCGATTCAGGACGCCGGCCTACACACCTACCTGCGCAGTCTGGACATTCGCTTCTGCGGCGGCCTGGCCGGCTGA
- a CDS encoding prepilin peptidase, translated as MPTSPPLLAALFGACVGSFLNVVVWRLPRQESLVFPGSHCPRCGSALRWFENLPVLSWLLQAGRCRHCQGSIAGRYPLVELLTAGLWVANSLARPTAMGSDPQPLLLLLAGWLLLSWLIPLTLIDLDQLWLPEPLCRWGLLLGLACTAVIGLGQGLEPGRLLLLHHLLAAAAGLLGFEAVSALAERLLGRPALGLGDAKLAALLGAWLGLTGLGLTVILAVFAGAVVGLLGRITGRLGRHQPFPFGPFLTAGGAAVWLLGNAFWLERLGLGLGRV; from the coding sequence ATGCCCACCAGCCCCCCCCTTCTCGCCGCCCTGTTCGGAGCCTGTGTCGGCAGCTTTCTGAATGTGGTGGTGTGGCGCCTGCCCCGCCAGGAATCCCTGGTGTTTCCGGGCAGCCACTGCCCCCGCTGCGGCAGCGCCCTGCGCTGGTTTGAGAACCTGCCGGTGCTGAGCTGGCTGCTGCAGGCCGGTCGCTGCCGCCACTGCCAGGGCTCGATCGCCGGGCGCTACCCCCTGGTGGAACTGCTCACCGCCGGCCTGTGGGTGGCCAACAGCCTGGCCAGGCCCACGGCGATGGGCAGCGATCCCCAGCCCCTGCTGCTGCTGCTGGCGGGCTGGCTGTTGCTCAGCTGGCTGATCCCCCTCACCCTGATCGACCTCGACCAGCTCTGGCTGCCCGAGCCCCTCTGCCGCTGGGGGTTGCTGCTGGGGCTGGCCTGCACCGCCGTGATCGGTCTGGGCCAGGGCCTCGAGCCCGGCCGGCTGCTGCTGCTGCACCACCTGCTGGCGGCCGCCGCCGGCCTGCTCGGCTTCGAGGCGGTGAGTGCCCTGGCGGAACGGCTGCTCGGCCGGCCCGCCCTCGGCCTGGGGGACGCCAAACTGGCGGCCCTGCTCGGCGCCTGGCTGGGCCTCACCGGCCTGGGCCTCACCGTGATTCTGGCGGTGTTCGCCGGGGCGGTGGTCGGTCTGCTCGGCCGCATCACGGGCCGCCTGGGCCGTCACCAGCCGTTTCCCTTCGGGCCCTTCCTCACCGCCGGCGGCGCCGCCGTGTGGCTGCTCGGCAACGCCTTCTGGCTGGAGCGCCTGGGCCTGGGGCTGGGGCGGGTCTGA
- a CDS encoding phosphoribulokinase: MSKRHPVVAVTGSSGAGTSTVKRAFEYIFTREGITPAVVEGDSYHRYERGPMKEAMAAALAKGENFSHFGPEANLFDKLEELFKTYGETGSGEKRYYLHSLEEAAEHNGRLGTDLAPGQFTPWEAIPSGTDLLFYEGLHGGVSGDGYDVAGLVDLLIGVVPITNLEWIQKIARDNAERGYSAEATVDTILRRMPDYINHICPQFSRTDINFQRVPTVDTSNPFMIRNIPTPDESFVIIHFRKGAREKWGIDFPYLLDMIHDSFMSSPTSIVVNGGKMGFAMELILTPIIHRMIEEKIKLG, encoded by the coding sequence ATGTCGAAGCGTCACCCGGTCGTTGCCGTCACCGGTTCCTCCGGCGCAGGCACCAGCACGGTCAAGCGGGCTTTCGAATACATCTTCACCCGCGAGGGCATCACGCCCGCCGTGGTGGAGGGCGACAGCTACCACCGCTACGAGCGTGGCCCGATGAAGGAGGCCATGGCCGCCGCCCTGGCCAAGGGGGAGAACTTCTCCCACTTCGGTCCCGAGGCCAACCTGTTCGACAAGCTCGAGGAGCTGTTCAAGACCTACGGCGAAACCGGCAGCGGTGAGAAGCGCTATTACCTCCACTCCCTGGAGGAAGCCGCAGAGCACAACGGTCGCCTGGGTACCGACCTGGCCCCTGGCCAGTTCACCCCCTGGGAAGCGATCCCCAGCGGCACCGACCTGCTCTTCTACGAGGGTCTGCACGGCGGCGTGAGTGGCGACGGCTACGACGTGGCCGGCCTGGTGGACCTGCTGATCGGCGTGGTGCCGATCACCAACCTGGAATGGATCCAGAAGATCGCCCGCGACAACGCCGAGCGCGGCTACTCGGCCGAGGCCACGGTGGACACGATCCTGCGCCGCATGCCGGATTACATCAACCACATCTGCCCCCAGTTCAGCCGCACCGACATCAACTTCCAGCGTGTCCCCACCGTGGACACCTCCAACCCGTTCATGATCCGCAACATCCCTACGCCGGATGAGAGCTTCGTGATCATCCACTTCCGCAAGGGGGCCCGCGAGAAGTGGGGAATCGACTTCCCCTACCTGCTTGACATGATCCACGACTCCTTCATGTCCAGCCCCACCTCGATCGTGGTGAACGGCGGCAAGATGGGCTTCGCCATGGAGCTGATCCTCACGCCGATCATTCACCGGATGATCGAGGAGAAGATCAAGCTGGGTTGA